A DNA window from Phaseolus vulgaris cultivar G19833 unplaced genomic scaffold, P. vulgaris v2.0 scaffold_40, whole genome shotgun sequence contains the following coding sequences:
- the LOC137817382 gene encoding uncharacterized protein, translating into MIPVEIHESSPRFLSIVAEESNEERKLNLDLLDEDREEARIKAEAVKRRVEHQYSSKVKLRQFQVADLVMRKAHPYELENKLSPKWTGPFRITEAKGNGSYKLETLEGGPIPRSWNAANFKFYFS; encoded by the coding sequence atgatcccagtagagatccatGAGAGTTCTCCACGTTTCCTAAGCATCGTGgcagaagaatccaacgaagaaaggaagTTAAATCTAGACTTGTTAGACGAGGACAGGGAGGAAGCGAGGATAaaggctgaagctgtgaagaggagAGTGGAACATcagtatagctctaaggtaaagttGCGGCAGTTCCAAGTAGCTGACTTGGTCATGCGGAAGGCTCATCCTTAtgagttggagaacaagttgtcccccaagtggaccggacccttcagaataaccgaagccAAGGGAAATGGTTCGTACAAGTTAGAAACTCTAGAAGGGGGCCCCATtccacgcagctggaatgcggccaacttcaaattttatttcagttga